GAAGGGGAANNNNNNNNNNNNNNNNNNNNNNNNNNNNNNNNNNNNNNNNNNNNNNNNNTTATCTTTCATGAAAACACAGCAAAATTAATTGaccaatgaaaaaataaaaggatctTTTCCTCTcaactttctttctttctgtGCTTTctgttttttggattttagagttTTCCCATGATCAAGGATCAATAATCACTCACTAGCATGAAAAACTAATGCAAATATTATACTACTAACTATCATGATTTTCATTGCCACTTCCAAGTAAAAACGACTTGTATTTGACGATGGATATTTTTGTTACTACTCTGAAAGGTTAAAAAAATGGCCTTATTTTGGCTTGTCTCCATATAAAACAACTCCAATCGAACCTGTCATTGAGCACAAACAAAGCTGTGTGTTTTGACTCACGGAAACTTTTGCCTTTCCACATTACTTTAGGAAAACTATATATAAAGTTGAAAGCTATTCACACCAGTTTCAATGAGGGTAAAAATTACACTATAAATCGAGAGAGTGAAATTGAGCTTATGAGTACAGCAGCACCCAAATGCATATCTCATAATTGTTGGATGTAGTATTACAACCTCAAGAAAAGGACTAGTACTTTTGAAGTTTGAACTAAATAAGGGTTAGTCAAATATCATATCATTAAGCCATCTAGTGTGACACATTGAGGTGTCACTGTTGTCTATTGATGTTGGATTCAAATGTTTTCANNNNNNNNNNNNNNNNNNNNNNNNNNNNNNNNNNNNNNNNNNNNNNNNNNNNNNNNNNNNNNNNNNNNNNNNNNNNNNNNNNNNNNNNNNNTGTTTGATATGGATTAAATTTCCATTTTGGTTTTTGAAATTAACGTCATTATCCATTTTAGTTCCCGGAATTCAAAATACCTTATAGTGGTGCCCTAGATACACGTCCGGACATTATTTTAGTTTCTCAATTCTTTATGGTGTTGAGTCGGTGAACGAAATACTGAGGTAGCGAAATCTTGCCACGGTGAACACTACAACGACTAACTGATGCGGTAAGATTTGTTTTTGAATCCAGTGTAGTTCCtaaaactctaatttattctcattattTATCTGAGTGCCAGTCTTTTCATCCTCTTTTTCTtatattctttttcttcgttttccacaaatttaaattttcattcCATTCAAAGATTCATTGCAAATATTGCTGATTTAGTAGATATTGATGGTCAAATGCGATGCTACGTGGTGATGAGGATTCAGTTACTTCCCACTTGATTGCATTGCTTGTCCATCACACCCTCACCTCATTAATTAAACTATCCCATCGAATGTGAACCCATTCGCATGTTGCCCAACACGTTTTATTTTCGTACTCCCATATCATTAGGGGTGGTAGTAAGTAAGGTGGAATAGAGTTTGGATCTAACCTTAATTTcgagttaaaatttttatataaatttaattttattttatccgtGAGTTTATGAGATCCCAACTTTAACTTTATTCGTTCTTAGTTTGTGGATATCCGATCCTACCTGCATATTACAAAaagatacaatattattatataacttaatgataatttaaaatagaactaatttttattttaaaaaatattaaattattaattaatgatctTCTTTTAGTGGTTAAGAATTTTGCATTTAGTAAGACTGTGTGAGAGGTCTTTAGTTCAACATTtatttgaaatatatttttatataagtatataacatatacatacatagGGTTTGAATTGATCGAGTAGAGTTGAGATTTAATCTACACCCTATTCAACTCGTACGAAAATCCTACCTGCACCCTATTCTATTCACTATGAATTAAATTGACAATTTTATCTGACTAAATTAAGTCAAGTTAAGTATTTGTCTCTATTCACTGTGGATTAAATTAGCAATCTTATCCGACTAAATTAGATCAAGTTAAGTAAGTTAAGTATTTGTAGACAAAGTGCATATTACCACTCTTACATATCAtgcaaattgataaaaaaaaaaaaacaagagataaagaaagaatgaaatatTTATGTTGGGCTCCAAATTAGGCTTGAAATAGCTTTTCTGTAACAGCTTTTTGTAGCAAACCTTCTGTGCCATATTTTgttcataaatttatttagatattcttttttttttctttttaagttttataaaatgggtcttttgaatttaaatttgtgaaagaagaaaaagaaaataaaaaaagacaagaagaaggaaagagaaagataaagaagatTGGAACtcctataaataataaaaataaattagagttttaaagGTTACATTGTGGGCTgagttttttaaatattgtgaAAAGGTGTGTGTttctctttaatatttttctttaggtGAGTTTAACACTGCTATGGGAGAGAAAGAATTTTTTGTCAGAAGATACAAAATGTCTCCAACGTTTTgtacataatttattttttttaataaataaaaccaAAATGGCACTACCGTTTtgtttgaaataaataattaaaaaaaaagcatgGCTGAAAACGGCATTGCCATTTTGTGTAGGAggcaaaaattttttaatttaaaaacacaaaacGGTGGTGACATTTTGTGTTGAAACAAATTTTACCGTTGGAAATGGTCAAAACGGTGGTGACGTTTAGTACaagtatgaataaaaaaatttaaaattagctATATAAGGTATGCTAGTGTTATGCAAGAAACACCTTGAGTAGAGTAGAAAGTGAACAACACAAAGTTATTTGCCTTCAAATTTTCAGAGAGCTTAGAGCTCTTTCTTCTTTAGCAATTGAATTTCTTCTTACTTCTTTAGCTGCTGAAGTTGTTCTTCATTCTTTAGCAGTTGAAATTATTCTGTATCTGTTGAGTGAAATAAGTTGTGGGTAAATGTAATAAGTGTATAAAATGGAGAGTTAtgttagtttaaaaatatatttcaatgGTCAGGTTTTGTATGATACATATGAGGGTGTGAGTTTTTTGTGTGAGAATCCATGTGTTATTATTGTTCCTCTTTCAATAACATATGAAGGACTTAAGAGTGTACTCTGTCAAAGTGTAGGTCAGCAAGGCCGGAAGAGAGTGACCAATATTTTATATAGGCAGCCTTTGTTAGTATTTGGTGGTTTCGTTCAATTTCAAGTAATGCACGTGGCTGATGAAGCTAGTATACAAGGAATGTTTTCGACCTACCATCAAACTAGAGCACGATCCTCACTTATCGAGTTATATGTTGAGTTCGAAGAAATTGAAGATATTGATTTTCCGGAACCCAATATAGACTGGATGGGTTATAATACCGAAAGTGATGAAGAGTTTGAAGGTAATTATGAAGTTGTTGGTCCAACTGAAGATGTGGAAGAATGCTAATGTACTAGTGGATCAACATTCATCGGGAGAACCATCGTTTATGCATACTTTGAATCTTGATGCCATGCATGATCCAAAATTTCTTGAATATGTCAATACaggtaattttattattattattattgttgttgttaagaatatttgaattattattgttattgttattgttattgttattattatgcaACGGTGGTTatagaaattattattattattattattatcattattattattattagtctttTTATGAAACGgaggttattattattattattattattattattatgcaatggtgattattattattattattattattattattattattatgcgttacaagaattatttgaattattattagtataggtacgttattgttattataattaacactaattattataaatattattattagtatcaTTATCTAACGGATGTTatagaaattattattattattattatcattattattattattattattattattattattttgttttatcattCGTGCAGTTCCTACTGTTATCGTAGATGGTGAATTCGTCGTTGGAATGGAGTTTAACTCTAGAGAAGCTGTGATTGCAGCAGTTAAAGAGTATACTATTCAGAGGGGCGTCGATTATAGAGTGTATGAATCTGAACCGACAACATTTTATGCTAAATGCGTACATTATGGAACAAGTTGTGATTGGCTTATCAGAGTTAGTCTTATAAAAAGACAGTATTGTTGGGTGATAAGGAGGTATAACGGTAGTCACACGTGTATGAGATCTACCATCTCTCAAGATCATGCCAAACTGGACTCTGGTACAATTGCAGAAGCGATAAAATCATTGGTTGAAGCCGACCCATCTCTGAAGGTGAAATCTGTAATTGCTGAAGTGCAGTCGAAGTTCAACTATACAATAAGTTATCGCAAAGCATGGTTGGCCAAGCAAAAAGCAGTTGAGAAAATATTTGGTGGGTGGGAAGCTTCTTATGAAGCTTTGCCGACATGGTTTGAAGCAATGGTTGCAAAAGAACCATCAGCAGCTTTGAGTACGAAACTGCATATGCTTATCGAGGGGATGAGTTGGTTGAGGATCTCAGGATTTTGACGCGAGTCTGTTGGGCTTTCTATCCTTGTATTAAAGCATTCAGAAGCTGCAAGCCGCTGGTACAGGTAGACGGCACACACTTGTATGGAAAATATAAAGGGGCTCTCTTGGTTGCAGTATCACAAGATGGAAATGGGAATATCGTGCCTCTTGCATTTGCCATAGTTGAGGGTGAGACCGCCGATGCTTGGCACTTTTTTCTTAGCCATCTACGAACGCATGTAGTTAATCGAGATGGTGTTGGTCTTATATCTGATCGGCACGAGTCCATTATCTCAGCTGTAGGTCGTAGTGATGGAGCATGGCAATATCCGAGGGCTATTCACATGTTTTGCATCAGGCACATAGCTTCTAACTTCTTGAGAAGGTTCAAAGCGCCAGGAATGCAGAAGCTGATTGTCAACATaggtaaataaattatttacatTTTATGCAGTTTGTGACCGACGGTAAAAAGTTAACAATAAACTGATGGTATTATCTGGATTTCGTTGTTCTCTTATGGCAGGCTATTCTAGAACAATCCATGAATTCAACATGCGTTACGAGAGATATTGTGAGCGGGGTGTGACTTACAAGCAGTGGCTCGACAATATTCCTCGGTCACAATATGCCTTGGCATATGATGAGGGACATCGTTGGGGACACATGACCACTAACCTAGTGGAGTGCATTAACGGAGTTTTGAAAGGAGCACGTAATCTTCCTGTGACAGCCCTTGTCAAGGCAACTTTTTACAGACTTAATGCCTTGTTCACAAGGAAGAGGGCCGAGGCCGAGGCTCGTATAAGTGCAGGTCATCTATTCTCCGAGTATGCAACTGAGAAAATCCAGTCTAATCAAACGGCATCAGAAAATATCCAAGTTAATTTATTTGACAGGCAGAACGAAGTTTTTGAAGTACGGGAGATGCCCAGCGGTTTAGAGTTTGCAGTAAATCTGCGTCTAAGACATTGCAATTGTGGTGAGTTTTAGGTCGATCGAATTCCTTGTCGCCATGTATTTGCCTGTTGTGCAAACCAGCGCCTAGATTGGAAGCAGTATGTGCATAAGGTATATACAATGGAGAGATCCGAAAGGTGTATAGAACCCGATTCAGACCACTAGGAAATCCAACAACATGGCCTGTGTATCAAGGACCACGACTAGTACCAAATCCTCACCTCAGGCGAGTGGCCAAAGGTCGTCCTAAAAAAACACGCTTCTTGAATGAAATGGATATGCGTGATTTACGTGGTCCTAGGCGTTGTAGACTTTGTGGTGGTGAGGGTCACAGCCGAAGTAGATGCCCGCATCGTGGAGGAGCTAGTGCTAGTGGTTCGGCTCCGAATGAGTAGTTGTCAACTTGGCTGATTTTTTATTGTCCCATTTATGTTATTTACTCTTGTATTCAATTGTATCCATTTAACTCAGTTGCTCTTATTTTAGTTGTATCCATGTAATTGATTTAATCTCTTTTTTAGTGTTGTCCATTTAACTTGTTTAGGTGATATTCAGTTGAAGTTTGGTTCTTTTAAGTCACATTTCACACAATTCAATAGTTAAACTcttacatttttaaaaaattcggACATAACCTCTTCTAAAAAAGGACTTAACCACCCTTTAGGgttctttcaatctcaacaATTCATCAACCATGTTCACAACAATCTAAACCCTAGTGTGCACTATCATTAAACAACAGTCTctctatatatgtataataaatATTACTACAATGGTTCATTTAGAGAAATTTTTCTTCATGCTTCGTGCCATTTTGGAACATCCTTTCTTCACCCTCTTTTTAATGGTTGACGGAGACCATCTAGAGGCACTTTTACGAGCTGGGTCAATCCTAAGATCATATCCCTTATCCTGGGCACCTGAATGATAACAAAAATTAGCCCTGGTCAATACTCATGTATCACTAATATGAATACCAACCCTAATCAAAAAACAATAGGGTGAATAGCAAACCTAAATCAACAgccaaaaataatttaacacaATACTATTACTATATCACTAAATAATGTATCATAAACATAAATATCAATCCCATTCAATGTATAACAATCAAATTACCTGCACCAGCTTCGTCAACCATTTCATCACTTGTACCGCCCTCATCAACCGCATCAGGAACTAAACCGAGCTGATCGACTTCATGCTCCCTTGCACAAGTCTCATCAACCACATTGTCAATCTCCTCCTCATCCTCTTTGGGCATAGAAATCCGTGTCGGAGTCTGCCGACATCCAATCCCCCTATGGACACTCCTACCAGAATCAACAGAGCTCCTCGACATAGAGTACTCAGAAAAGGACCACGGTGGACGACTTGCATCCAAAGATAATCGACCAGGACCCTCTTGTTGCACCGGCACCTGTACAGGGTCCTGAGTAGAGAATAAATTATCTACCCATTGAGATGACTCAGGACCCTGAACCCAATCAATAATATGCCTATACTGTTCCTCATCATGTGTCGATGTCCCTAGTATTTGTGTCAACGAATAGTGCGGTGCCTGGGTTGGTATGTATTCCTCGTGCATCGTAGAGGGCTGTGTGTATGGCTGTATGGTAGGCTGAGTGAAAGGTTGTGCATATTCCTGTGAGTATGGTGGATATGATATAGTAGGCTGAGTGAAAGGTTGTGAATATGGTTGTGCGCATGGTGGGTATGCATATGCTTGTGGATGTGGTAGGTACGGATACGGTGGGTATGTATATGGCTGTGAATATGGTTGTTGATCTTGCCATGGTGGGTGTTGTTGCTGAGTTGGTTGCTCTTATTGATGTGATTGCTCTTGCTGTGGTTGCTGTTCTTCGCTGGCATGCTCGGAGAGACGCAGGTGATGACCGAAATTACGAACATACCAGTCCATGTACTGCTCAGAATGTTGATAATGGTCGCCATGTGCACCGGTTAATACGGATGCAGGACTGTTTAACCACTGTGAGATCCATCTTTCGTGTTCTATGCCCCAGTTTTTGTTTTTGGGTCCCATCAACACTATGTTGTGGGACGCGCCGAGTTTCATTGGTTCAACTGGCGGGTCTTGATGAAAGCCAAATTGTCTTCTGACTCTATCAGTGGGATGCCACTCCACAGTCTCAAAGCATATTAAAGGTACAGTCGCACTCCAGAGCTCTGCACCATCGTTGATCTCAAATGGAATAACATTTGGTGCAATTCGATTGGGACTGTATGCATCCCACACAAACTGTTAAAACACAGTAAGTCTCAAAGTTATAAATGAGCAATCATGAATTTAATATAGCATAACATCAAATCTAAATGACGAAACACATACCCCGTCCGGAGAAAGATCGTCCAACCTTCTCCTGACGTCAGTAGTTGTCCAATTTTTATAGTGCTCGATAGTTGATTGATAATCATTCCACCTAGCATATTGCAACaactcatatttttataaaaatttggacataacctcccctaaaactggACTTAACCACCCTTAAGGGTTCCCTCAATTCATAAATCATTTCAACCATCAACCACTCACCACATCAAATTAAATCATAAGTCATTCGTAATTTCAATTACTGTAGTAAAAATTACTAAATCAACATCTTAGCTAAATTTTACCTGCGAGCAAGTGGAAAGCTAGTATCCATCGGCAGTGGTCCTATTGATGGCATTCGTAACCATGCCCATACAAGGAGTAATGGCATAGGACCATCAATGTCCTTACAATCATACCTAGATGCCCGACATAAGGATCGATACATGTGTGCAAGGCAAGCTGaacctgtaacaccctaccatacagagtcttatgcttaagtcataattcagagatggcaaggtattacgacctctaaaaataaaattttagtacgtatagtagtatgaatgattgattataattaggagcctttgtagaaaaaggggtaaacaaaaaccaatCGCAActcaaagcgcaacactccgatcgataacgtaacgaacaaggataaccaacgcgtgattatatatatacaaaggagtgtcaaaaacaggaatatcaagactcaagatccggctgcgaagataaccggtccgagcatagcaatatatacatatgataaaaataaggaaaaccccaaaggaaacccaaagggacacaaatacataaatcctattctccaaaattctcccataagaggagtcatcacagtttgtattatttaatggagataaaagtatctaagcaaaacatataaaccaaaacatagccctgagaacaaaggatcttcgcaaaNNNNNNNNNNNNNNNNNNNNNNNNNNNNNNNNNNNNNNNNNNNNNNNNNNNNNNNNNNNNNNNNNNNNNNNNNNNNNNNNNNNNNNNNNNNNNNNNNNNNNNNNNNNNNNNNNNNNNNNNNNNNNNNNNNNNNNNNNNNNNNNNNNNNNNNNNNNNNNNNNNNNNNNNNNNNNNNNNNNNNNNNNNNNNNNNNNNNNNNNNNNNNNNNNNNNNNNNNNNNNNNNNNNNNNNNNNNNNNNNNNNNNNNNNNNNNNNNNNNNNNNNNNNNNNNNNNNNNNNNNNNNNNNNNNNNNNNNNNNNNNNNNNNNNNNNNNNNNNNNNNNNNNNNNNNNNNNNNNNNNNNNNNNNNNNNNNNNNNNNNNNNNNNNNNNNNNNNNNNNNNNNNNNNNNNNNNNNNNNNNNNNNNNNNNNNNNNNNNNNNNNNNNNNNNNNNNNNNNNNNNNNNNNNNNNNNNNNNNNNNNNNNNNNNNNNNNNNNNNNNNNNNNNNNNNNNNNNNNNNNNNNNNNNNNNNNNNNNNNNNNNNNNNNNNNNNNNNNNNNNNNNNNNNNNNNNNNNNNNNNNNNNNNNNNNNNNNNNNNNNNNNNNNNNACTatcccggctcacggttcaatccagaaccagccaattcataaacaattacggccctttggccaatggcataacaagcacttccaccaccatcctccacatctcacataatcatcaaagatcctcattgattattcattttcccttgctttactcgcaagttaccacattcactagcccttttctaatagctaggcatatcataatgatttaagatataagtggtgagatcggaggcttagaagtatgaaatttggcttttaaaactcaaaaatcaactttgggatgaaaacaggtccgcgcgtacgcgcactccacgcacatgcgtggatggcctcaaaaacttcatcgacgcgcaagcgtcatgcacgccaatgcgtggattaaaaatttgccaatcgacgcgtacgcgtcaaccacgcgtacgcgtgggtgttctcgtgccccaggcacaaaactggcacagttctggcataactctctggaaaatggctgggcat
The genomic region above belongs to Arachis duranensis cultivar V14167 chromosome 3, aradu.V14167.gnm2.J7QH, whole genome shotgun sequence and contains:
- the LOC107478147 gene encoding uncharacterized protein LOC107478147; this translates as MHVADEASIQGMFSTYHQTRARSSLIELYVEFEEIEDIDFPEPNIDWMGYNTESDEEFEVPTVIVDGEFVVGMEFNSREAVIAAVKEYTIQRGVDYRVYESEPTTFYAKCVHYGTSCDWLIRVSLIKRQYCWVIRRYNGSHTCMRSTISQDHAKLDSGTIAEAIKSLVEADPSLKVKSVIAEVQSKFNYTISYRKAWLAKQKAVEKIFGGWEASYEALPTWFEAMVAKEPSAALSTKLHMLIEGMISQDGNGNIVPLAFAIVEGETADAWHFFLSHLRTHVVNRDGVGLISDRHESIISAVGRSDGAWQYPRAIHMFCIRHIASNFLRRFKAPGMQKLIVNIGYSRTIHEFNMRYERYCERGVTYKQWLDNIPRSQYALAYDEGHRWGHMTTNLVECINGVLKGARNLPVTALVKATFYRLNALFTRKRAEAEARISAGHLFSEYATEKIQSNQTASENIQVNLFDRQNEVFEVREMPSGLEFAVNLRLRHCNCGVVDFVVVRVTAEVDARIVEELVLVVRLRMSSCQLG